The following coding sequences are from one Equus przewalskii isolate Varuska chromosome 23, EquPr2, whole genome shotgun sequence window:
- the CD247 gene encoding T-cell surface glycoprotein CD3 zeta chain isoform X4, producing the protein MISLINAQSYGLLDPKLCYVLDGILFIYGVIVTALFLRMKFGRRADAPAEPQGGGLLYQELNLGRREEYDGIADKRRARDPEMGGKQQRRKNPQEVVYNSLQKDKMAEAYSEIRVKGENQRRRGKGHDDLYQGLSSATKDTYDALHMQPLPPR; encoded by the exons ATGATTTCCTTGATCA ATGCACAGAGCTATGGTCTGCTGGATCCCAAACTCTGCTACGTATTGGATGGGATCCTCTTCATCTACGGTGTCATTGTCACTGCCCTGTTCCTCAGAATGAAG TTCGGCCGGCGCGCGGACGCCCCAGCGGAGCCGCAGGGCGGGGGCCTACTCTACCAA GAGCTCAACCTGGGACGAAGAGAGGAGTATGACGGCATCGCGGATAAGAGACGAGCCCGGGACCCGGAGATGGGAGGGAAACAG cagaggaggaagaaccCTCAGGAAGTCGTGTACAAT TCTCTGCAGAAAGACAAGATGGCAGAAGCCTACAGTGAGATTAGGGTGAAAGGCGAG AACCAGCGGCGGAGAGGCAAGGGGCACGATGACCTTTACCAG GGGCTCAGCTCAGCCACCAAGGACACCTACGATGCCCTCCACatgcagcccctgcctccccgcTAA
- the CD247 gene encoding T-cell surface glycoprotein CD3 zeta chain isoform X8 — translation MKFGRRADAPAEPQGGGLLYQELNLGRREEYDGIADKRRARDPEMGGKQQRRKNPQEVVYNSLQKDKMAEAYSEIRVKGENQRRRGKGHDDLYQGLSSATKDTYDALHMQPLPPR, via the exons ATGAAG TTCGGCCGGCGCGCGGACGCCCCAGCGGAGCCGCAGGGCGGGGGCCTACTCTACCAA GAGCTCAACCTGGGACGAAGAGAGGAGTATGACGGCATCGCGGATAAGAGACGAGCCCGGGACCCGGAGATGGGAGGGAAACAG cagaggaggaagaaccCTCAGGAAGTCGTGTACAAT TCTCTGCAGAAAGACAAGATGGCAGAAGCCTACAGTGAGATTAGGGTGAAAGGCGAG AACCAGCGGCGGAGAGGCAAGGGGCACGATGACCTTTACCAG GGGCTCAGCTCAGCCACCAAGGACACCTACGATGCCCTCCACatgcagcccctgcctccccgcTAA
- the CD247 gene encoding T-cell surface glycoprotein CD3 zeta chain isoform X5, with product MISLINAQSYGLLDPKLCYVLDGILFIYGVIVTALFLRMKFGRRADAPAEPQGGGLLYQELNLGRREEYDGIADKRRARDPEMGGKQRRKNPQEVVYNSLQKDKMAEAYSEIRVKGENQRRRGKGHDDLYQGLSSATKDTYDALHMQPLPPR from the exons ATGATTTCCTTGATCA ATGCACAGAGCTATGGTCTGCTGGATCCCAAACTCTGCTACGTATTGGATGGGATCCTCTTCATCTACGGTGTCATTGTCACTGCCCTGTTCCTCAGAATGAAG TTCGGCCGGCGCGCGGACGCCCCAGCGGAGCCGCAGGGCGGGGGCCTACTCTACCAA GAGCTCAACCTGGGACGAAGAGAGGAGTATGACGGCATCGCGGATAAGAGACGAGCCCGGGACCCGGAGATGGGAGGGAAACAG aggaggaagaaccCTCAGGAAGTCGTGTACAAT TCTCTGCAGAAAGACAAGATGGCAGAAGCCTACAGTGAGATTAGGGTGAAAGGCGAG AACCAGCGGCGGAGAGGCAAGGGGCACGATGACCTTTACCAG GGGCTCAGCTCAGCCACCAAGGACACCTACGATGCCCTCCACatgcagcccctgcctccccgcTAA